Proteins found in one Salvia splendens isolate huo1 chromosome 10, SspV2, whole genome shotgun sequence genomic segment:
- the LOC121753312 gene encoding F-box protein SKIP23-like isoform X1: MADWSAFPADLLHLISLLLPASIDVIRIRSVCGNWRAAVPPPPPSSGRFPAIPNSGISETSWGFHLTKRTIYSLRSPLPDQSSWIIKLDGDKMHLFNPLDRSQLQSSPKLFNFFDIGVRVLVEDYALQHINFRPTSSSIGDAENLYMEKVAVLNNGSSGGFVLLTIHVSGKLAVYKSGDDKWRLIDGSLSPYDDVILWKGKFYAVDTTGQIVVVNTDDMNVSVAARSTFGGDKKLLVDCDGELLMVDMHLGLKPADDLGFNDGLDFYEDFSSYTRETPVKIKVFRLYDQARKWVKISDLGDTMLFLGDNCAFSASAGEVFGDEKCRGNCIFFIDQHCNREDEEGLMASCVGVYDLESGSIGPVDGYSEIFWPPPDWLYSTAAVEMIFACDQQCTDADDRIEGVERGWDESNEYMMLER; this comes from the exons ATGGCGGATTGGTCTGCTTTCCCTGCCGACCTCCTCCACCTCATCTCACTGCTCCTACCCGCCTCAATCGACGTTATCCGCATCCGCTCAGTCTGCGGAAACTGGCGCGCCGCCGTCCCTCCGCCACCTCCTTCCTCCGGCCGCTTCCCCGCCATCCCCAATTCCGGGATCTCCGAAACCAGTTGGGGATTCCACCTCACGAAACGCACAATCTATTCCCTCCGATCACCGCTTCCCGATCAATCCTCATGGATCATCAAATTGGATGGGGACAAAATGCATCTCTTCAACCCGCTCGATCGATCTCAGTTACAGTCCTCCCCGAAGCTATTCAATTTCTTCGACATTGGAGTAAGAGTTTTGGTGGAGGATTACGCGCTGCAGCATATCAATTTCAGGCCGACGTCGAGCTCAATTGGGGATGCTGAGAATCTCTACATGGAGAAAGTCGCCGTGTTGAACAACGGTAGCAGCGGCGGTTTCGTGCTCTTGACGATTCACGTTTCCGGTAAATTGGCGGTGTATAAGTCCGGCGACGATAAATGGAGGCTAATTGATGGTTCGCTTTCGCCCTACGATGACGTCATCCTTTGGAAGGGGAAATTCTACGCAGTCGATACCACTGGTCAAATTGTTGTTGTCAACACTGATGATATGAATGTGAGTGTTGCTGCGAGATCAACTTTCGGTGGTGATAAGAAATTGCTTGTGGATTGTGATGGAGAATTGTTGATGGTGGATATGCATTTGGGTCTTAAGCCGGCTGATGACCTAGGTTTCAACGATGGGCTCGATTTTTATGAGGACTTTAGTTCGTATACGAGAGAAACCCCTGTGAAAATTAAGGTGTTTAGGCTGTATGATCAAGCTAGGAAATGGGTTAAGATTAGTGATTTAGGGGACACAATGCTCTTCTTGGGTGATAATTGCGCATTTTCAGCTTCGGCTGGAGAGGTTTTTGGTGATGAGAAATGCAGGGGGAACTGCATATTCTTTATCGACCAGCATTGCAATAGGGAAGACGAGGAGGGGCTGATGGCTAGCTGTGTTGGAGTGTATGATTTGGAGAGCGGGAGCATTGGGCCCGTTGATGGCTATTCGGAGATATTTTGGCCCCCTCCCGATTGGCTTTATTCAACAGCGGCTGTAGAA ATGATATTTGCTTGTGATCAGCAATGTACTGATGCTGATGATCGAATTGAGGGCGTGGAGAGAG GTTGGGATGAATCAAATGAATATATGATGCTGGAAAGGTGA
- the LOC121753312 gene encoding F-box protein SKIP23-like isoform X2, with the protein MADWSAFPADLLHLISLLLPASIDVIRIRSVCGNWRAAVPPPPPSSGRFPAIPNSGISETSWGFHLTKRTIYSLRSPLPDQSSWIIKLDGDKMHLFNPLDRSQLQSSPKLFNFFDIGVRVLVEDYALQHINFRPTSSSIGDAENLYMEKVAVLNNGSSGGFVLLTIHVSGKLAVYKSGDDKWRLIDGSLSPYDDVILWKGKFYAVDTTGQIVVVNTDDMNVSVAARSTFGGDKKLLVDCDGELLMVDMHLGLKPADDLGFNDGLDFYEDFSSYTRETPVKIKVFRLYDQARKWVKISDLGDTMLFLGDNCAFSASAGEVFGDEKCRGNCIFFIDQHCNREDEEGLMASCVGVYDLESGSIGPVDGYSEIFWPPPDWLYSTAAVEVGMNQMNI; encoded by the exons ATGGCGGATTGGTCTGCTTTCCCTGCCGACCTCCTCCACCTCATCTCACTGCTCCTACCCGCCTCAATCGACGTTATCCGCATCCGCTCAGTCTGCGGAAACTGGCGCGCCGCCGTCCCTCCGCCACCTCCTTCCTCCGGCCGCTTCCCCGCCATCCCCAATTCCGGGATCTCCGAAACCAGTTGGGGATTCCACCTCACGAAACGCACAATCTATTCCCTCCGATCACCGCTTCCCGATCAATCCTCATGGATCATCAAATTGGATGGGGACAAAATGCATCTCTTCAACCCGCTCGATCGATCTCAGTTACAGTCCTCCCCGAAGCTATTCAATTTCTTCGACATTGGAGTAAGAGTTTTGGTGGAGGATTACGCGCTGCAGCATATCAATTTCAGGCCGACGTCGAGCTCAATTGGGGATGCTGAGAATCTCTACATGGAGAAAGTCGCCGTGTTGAACAACGGTAGCAGCGGCGGTTTCGTGCTCTTGACGATTCACGTTTCCGGTAAATTGGCGGTGTATAAGTCCGGCGACGATAAATGGAGGCTAATTGATGGTTCGCTTTCGCCCTACGATGACGTCATCCTTTGGAAGGGGAAATTCTACGCAGTCGATACCACTGGTCAAATTGTTGTTGTCAACACTGATGATATGAATGTGAGTGTTGCTGCGAGATCAACTTTCGGTGGTGATAAGAAATTGCTTGTGGATTGTGATGGAGAATTGTTGATGGTGGATATGCATTTGGGTCTTAAGCCGGCTGATGACCTAGGTTTCAACGATGGGCTCGATTTTTATGAGGACTTTAGTTCGTATACGAGAGAAACCCCTGTGAAAATTAAGGTGTTTAGGCTGTATGATCAAGCTAGGAAATGGGTTAAGATTAGTGATTTAGGGGACACAATGCTCTTCTTGGGTGATAATTGCGCATTTTCAGCTTCGGCTGGAGAGGTTTTTGGTGATGAGAAATGCAGGGGGAACTGCATATTCTTTATCGACCAGCATTGCAATAGGGAAGACGAGGAGGGGCTGATGGCTAGCTGTGTTGGAGTGTATGATTTGGAGAGCGGGAGCATTGGGCCCGTTGATGGCTATTCGGAGATATTTTGGCCCCCTCCCGATTGGCTTTATTCAACAGCGGCTGTAGAA GTTGGGATGAATCAAATGAATATATGA